Genomic DNA from Prunus persica cultivar Lovell chromosome G1, Prunus_persica_NCBIv2, whole genome shotgun sequence:
CTGTATTCTATTTTGGTCTTTGAAATGCGATTCTTTTGGGTATTGATGTTTTGTTTCGCGAATAGTAATGCCATGTTTGGCTGTCGAGAGAGAGTGGGAAGATAATGGAAAACCCTAAACAGATTGATTGGGATATTAGAGTATTaagtttcatttttaaattcagtttttgggtttgtttgacAATTATCTGGGCATGGATACGCTTTACTGTTTTCGTATTATTTACTGCCACGGGTTCTCCTGCATTGTTGAATTTGTGGGGTGGAAATTGACAAGCTAATTATTccttgatattttttaatgtttatttttctctggAATGTTTTTGTTTCCAGAATCTAGTAGGATTCTAACAATGATTATTTCCTGTATTGTGATTTTCAAATATGTCATTTCTGTAAATTCAATATAATGGATGCACTCAGGAATGGGAGGTATCTCTCAACAGACTCTAGTAAGGTGGATGAACCCTTCAAAGTTGAGGAAGCAGAGACTGTAAACATTCCCCCTCCTCCAACAGAGAAGGTACTATCTTGTTGTGAAGACTATCGAACTGTTATTCCGTCTATATTTTCGTTTTATCCATCTCTGAGccattatattttctttaacttgTATGATTCTTAATTCAGTTGCTTGTGTTGGGTGGAAATGGATTTGTTGGCTCACATGTTTGTAGAGAGGCATTGGATCGTGGATTGTCTGTTGCCAGCCTTAGCAGGTATGACTTTTCTCTATATAATTGTTAAGTTGCTTCACCTATTGATGCTTAGGAATTATTCATCAGCGTTGATCAGTTTAGGCTTGTAGCCGATATGAATGCTTTCTATATCAGAAGGGAATAATAATTCTGTAGCTGCCTATTTACTAAGAGGAAAATACTACACTTCCATCTCCATATATTTGATTATTCTGTTTGATTGATTACCATCTTATTCCTAATGCtttcttattttccttctCAGGTCTGGTAGGTCATCATTACATGATCCATGGGCCAGCAATGTGACCTGGCATAAAGGTTTGCTTTCTTGCGTAGTCTTTTCTTGATGACCTCACTCTTTTTCGGGTAGcagtttcttaaaaaaaatttccttttccaGGAAACCTTCTATCACCTGAGTCATTGAAGGATGCTCTCGATGGTGTCACGTCTGTTGTATGCATTCTCTTCATGCTCTGTTTTACTTGTCTGTCATTAGCCAATACGTAGCAAAGACACATGCACACACTGACACTTTCTCTATCCATGTAATGTATTGTTTCCCCCCTTCCATTTGTAGTTCAAAATGTGCTTATTGCATAGATTATAGAATGAAACTCTCTCTTACTTATCCTGCCACTTAGCTTTCTTTCCTGGGTGATATGTTTGATTTGTCTTCCTAATGAGTTTTCTTGTCCTAGATATCCTGTGTTGGTGGGTTTGGCTCCAATTCTTACATGTATAAGATTAATGGGACTGCTAATATAAATGCAATTAGAGCTGCTTCTGAACAAGGTATATATTCATATATGTTTcaaatatcatttttcttttggcaacTTCCTTAGTATCTCTATTAAACTATTGCCGTTGATCCTGCAGGTGTGAAACGATTTGTGTATGTCTCTGCTGCTGATTTTGGTGTGGTAAATTACTTACTGCGAGGATATTATGAGGGGAAGGTACCATACTGAATGATAGCAACCTATTTGCTTTGTTTAAGTTTACTTGTACGAGACATTTTAATGCTGGGactcttttcttaataaatgTTTGTCTTTTACTCGTACCCATTTCACCATGCTCTAGTATTTTTGCTGGGaacaatttttaatgtttttaatgtTATCTGACACAAATTCCTTTGCCTGCATCTTGTTCAATCTAGAGAGCTGCAGAAACAGAGCTACTAACCAAATTCCCTTATGGAGGTGAGTTTTCTTACTCTGTCAGATGAACATCTTATACCTAGCTGTTCatttatcagataaatggctaAGATCTGAGAGATTAATAAACTTGCCTGGAAATTTAACAATTTGTTACATATCTTGTCcctttaattttaatcaaTATCTTCTTAAAAACATTAATTTACTATGTTTCTTGAAACCAATAACGGGTGACTAGAGTATTAGTTATAGGGACCGTTTATGTTTTGTATAATAATGGAATCTTCTATTACATGAAATTTTACTTGCGTTTTTCAGGAGTGATTTTGAGGCCTGGATTTATTTATGGGACTCGAAGCGTTGGGAGCGTAAAGTTACCTCTCGGAGTTATCGGTTCTCCACTGGAGATGGTAAAGTGCTAGTTCTTCATATATTCCACATGTAGTTCCTCACTTATAATTCGCCTGAAACCTGAGTTAGCaagattttaacaaaaaggGGAACTTGATATAAAATATCCAGAAACTTATCGTAATCATCTCTCTCAGCCGATTTCTACTAGTCCCAAACAAGGGTTTTttgtccctttttttcttgaacAGAGATACTCTCAGGTTAAGAAACCTCATGTTATAAACTATTTCacattcatttctttttgAGAGTGAAAAGTTATATCAACTAATTCATGTTGAATTTACTGGCAGTTGTTCCAACACACAAGACCTCTGAACCAGCTGCCACTTGTTGGGCCTCTCTTTACTCCTCCAGTGAATGTTACAGCAGTGGCAAACGTTGCTGTTAGAGCAGCTACTGATCCCGTCTTCCCTCCTGGGATTGTAGATGTCTATGGAATTCAGCGTTACAACCAGAAGTCGAAGTAGACGCGTTAAATCCCTtccgttttttgttttgttctttcaaCAGAGAGTGTGATGTAAAGCTGTCAAAGTTTCTTTCTCATGAACATTGTATCCGTTCTTTTCCCCCACCTTTCTTATGCAATCATTAATAAATTTGTTAAAACTACAGATTCACTATAGTTCAATAATTCTTCCCAAGTTGTTCTGTTAAAAGTTTGACTGGAAGAGGATGACACTGACTTTTTCATCACTTGATGTTTCAATGTATATCTTGGTCCCTTGCAACCTAGGATTAAAATGGCAGTTGTGTTCTTTCCAAAGAGTTGCTTGCAGGTTTTAGTGCTTAATCGCTATTTGGGCCATGGGTTGTAGGCCCAAAACAATAATGGGCCTAAATGGATTCGGAAAAAATATAACCCGACCcggatgaaaataaataaaaatacttcaAGGGCAAAAATTAAGTCGATAAATTTGTAAAGCACAGTGCGAGTCTCAAACCAATATCGTATTTCTGAGAGAGAAGATGAACCATAACCAAAACCAGAACCAGAACCAGCAATCGAGCGAAGGCAGCAGGCACGATGACGACGCCGCCCTCACCGAATTTCTTGCTTCCTTAATGGACTATACCCCCACTGTAATACTTAATTCcatcaatttcatttcattcaaattccgatcatatcaaatcaaatctaaatcgtgatttttctttttttcagatACCCGACGAGCTTGTGGAGCACTACTTGGCCAAAAGCGGCTTTCAATGCCCCGACGTTCGATTGTAggtacttcttctttttttctgttaagttaattttgtttttaatttccaatttttgggGAAGATTTTACGATGAGATAAGCTGAGCCATCAGTATCTGTTAGGGTTAGGCTTAGCCAAGATTTTACTTATTTTCCTGCTGCAGAGAAGGGCTTGCCTTTTGATTTGTTTAGTTTATATCAATTCTTCTTCAACCATTTTTCGGAGCGAGCGTATACCTAGAGCTTGAAATTTCTCACTATTTGTTGGTTAAGTTAGTGCTGTGGCA
This window encodes:
- the LOC18792673 gene encoding uncharacterized protein At1g32220, chloroplastic isoform X1; the protein is MRTVVSRLIHSRSSLPRLFIMDALRNGRYLSTDSSKVDEPFKVEEAETVNIPPPPTEKLLVLGGNGFVGSHVCREALDRGLSVASLSRSGRSSLHDPWASNVTWHKGNLLSPESLKDALDGVTSVISCVGGFGSNSYMYKINGTANINAIRAASEQGVKRFVYVSAADFGVVNYLLRGYYEGKRAAETELLTKFPYGGVILRPGFIYGTRSVGSVKLPLGVIGSPLEMLFQHTRPLNQLPLVGPLFTPPVNVTAVANVAVRAATDPVFPPGIVDVYGIQRYNQKSK
- the LOC18792673 gene encoding uncharacterized protein At1g32220, chloroplastic isoform X2, with the protein product MRTVVSRLIHSRSSLPRLLNGRYLSTDSSKVDEPFKVEEAETVNIPPPPTEKLLVLGGNGFVGSHVCREALDRGLSVASLSRSGRSSLHDPWASNVTWHKGNLLSPESLKDALDGVTSVISCVGGFGSNSYMYKINGTANINAIRAASEQGVKRFVYVSAADFGVVNYLLRGYYEGKRAAETELLTKFPYGGVILRPGFIYGTRSVGSVKLPLGVIGSPLEMLFQHTRPLNQLPLVGPLFTPPVNVTAVANVAVRAATDPVFPPGIVDVYGIQRYNQKSK